The DNA sequence CATTTCAATGCCGATGGTCATGGCATCTCTGGGGCTTACTTTTCGCCAAAGAGCATAGTAATAAGCAAGCAGCATTCCTCCGACATTAATGACCAGAAGAGGAGCTGCCAGTAATTGAATATCCGACCAGGAAATGGCAGCACTTCCATCCGCAGGAGGTGCGAAAAACTTAATCAAGTAAACCGCACCCAGTAAAGTGGTCGCAACGGTTTTTAACAACTTTTCCAGCCATTGGGCAAAACCAGAAAAGCTTCTGCGGAGCCAAAGACCTACAAAAGCAGGTAGAAGGATGATGAAAAGAATCCGGAGTAGAATTTCCAGAAAAGGTAAATGGAACTCGGTCTCGGCTGAAAAATAAAGGGGGGCAATTGCTTTAGCAAACAAGGGAAGCGTCAGCAAAGTAATAAACCCTGAAAGTACGGTCAGGAAAATAGTCAGCGCACTGGTGCCTCGCGCCCAGTAGGTAATCACATTGGTGGTGGTTCCGCTCGGACAAAAAAGCATGATCAGGATGCCAAACTGCCAAAGAGCAGGTAGGCCGCTAAGCACCAAAAAGCCCCAGGAAATGAGAGGAAGTACCAGCATTTTGATGACCAAGCCAAAAGCTAGCAATTGACGGTTGCGCAAAACGTAAACGAAATCTTCCAATTGTAGCGACAAGCCAACACTAAGCATGATCATCGCCAAGACCAGTTGGAGTAATCCATCAATGTGTAAGACCGTTGCAAGAAAAGCAAATATATCCGTCACGTATTTTTGTTAGAACTTCAAGTATTGCGCACAAACTTGAAGGAGCAAATAAAAGTTTATAATATTGAGTTCATAATCCACCACTACCTATGGGTGTAATCAACTGGATCAACAACTTGTTCAAGATCCACTTAAAAAAATACGAAGCGGAGCTGGCAGCGCACTACACTCATCCTGAGCAATTGCAGCGGGATACCTTGCAACAAATTCTCCGTGAAAATGCCGGTACAGCTATCTTTAAGGAACACAGCCTCCGTGCTGATGCGTCTCCTGCTACTTATGCCGAACGGGTACCCGTGCGTACTTACGAAGAAATGCAGCCCTATATTCATCGTATACTTGGTAATGAAAACCAGGTGCTCACCCGGCAAAAAGTGAGTGCACTGGCAAAAACAGCCGCTACAACCCAAAAAACCAGCAAGTTTCTCCCCGTCACCAGAGAGCATATCCTCAGTTGTCAAAAAGGGAGTTGGTTTACCCTCACCAGTTTGCACCTGCACCGGGAAGATATGCAGATTTTTGCCCGTAAAAACATGTTAATTGGGGGAGGAGCTTATGGCAATTATCCTGGCACCAACATGCTGGTAGCAGATATTTCGGCCCTGATGATTCAAAGCATTCCGCTGATCTTACGCACCTTCTACTTGCCGGATATCTACACCGCGACCCTGCCCAATTATGAAGAAAAGATACGCAAAATTGCTAAGATAGCAGCCAACGAACCCAGCCTCACCATGTTGGGAGGAGTACCCACCTGGAACCTGGCGCTCTATCGGCAAGTGCTAGCGGAAAAAAACGCTAAGCATCTGCTGGAAGTCTGGCCCAACCTCCAGGCCTACGTTCATGGTGGAGTAAGCTTTGCCCCTTATCGGGAACACTATGAAGCGCTGATTCCCAGCAAGGATTTCCTCTATCACGAAATCTACAATGCTTCTGAGGGTTATTTTGCCGTCCAGGACCAGCTCGACAAAGACGATATGATTTTGATCCTGAACAATGGGATCTACTATGAATTTATTCCATTTGATGAACTGCAAAATGACGACCGCAGGGCTATCCCTCTCGAACAAGTGCAGCCAGGTACTTTGTACGCAATGGTCATTACCAATAGCAGTGGTTTGTATCGCTATCTGCTGGGAGATGTGGTACGGTTTACCAGCGTCCATCCTTATCGGATAAAGATCGCAGGCCGCACCCAGGAGTATATCAATGCTTTTGGCGAAGATCTCTTGCTCAGTAATGTTCAGCAGGCACTGCTGACGACGTGCGCGGAATTTGAGGTCAAAATCAAAGACTATACGATTGCTCCTTACTATATGAAAGTCAACCAAAAGGGGAGGCACCAGTGGTTCATTGAGTTTGCTGGAGAAGTGCCACCACTCGCTACGTTTACCGAAGCACTGGACGAAGCAATGAAAGCTTGTAACTCCAACTACGCTCAAAAAAGAACCAATGATTTTGCGATTACCAAGCTTGAAATAATTCCTTTACCTATCGGTTTTTTTCAATACTGGCTCCGTGATCGCGGCAAAGTAGGTGGGCAGGCAAAAGTACCTAAACTCGCTAATCACCGACAATTTGCGGAGGATATCCTGGAAAGGCTCAAAAAACAAACGCAAACGCAAAAAACTGAGCAATAAAACCAATAAAATAGCCTCCGAAGACATCAGAAGGTTCGTGCGCTTTTAGCAACAACCGCGCTGTACCCACGGCACCAGCAGCAACGATTGCCACCATCAGCAAATGCAGCATACTGATTTCGAGCGGTCCACTGCTGAGATCCAAGGTAAAAGAACCGTAGCTAAACCACAGCATACTGATCACGACCATCCCCACCAGTCCACCCATTCCTACGGTGTGCGCACTGATTTTAGAAAAATTATTGATGATAAATGCCAAGAAAAGTGCGATGACAGCACCCAGCATGAAAGAAACGTAAGCTGGTGGCAATTGTCCTGTACGGGAAAAATTATAGTACACCCAGATGTAGAGCATTCCCGTAACCAGATAAGGGCCAATCCGCTGATGATGATCTTTTACATGAATATCATCGATCATCCCCAGAAAGTACATCACTACAAAAGAAACAGCTGGAATGAAAAAGGTATAGAGGAAGACCAGGAGCAAAAGCATCTTTGCGCCCTCATCCTGGGGGCTGCTTACCCCAAAGAGGTAGGGGTTGATCAAAAGTAGCAAAAGTAGCATGTAGGTCGGTACCAACAAAGGATGAAAAACGACCGATAGGCCCATGGCCAAACTTTTCAACATATTTATTTTGTGGTTCTTAGGCGGCAAAGATAGGGCTTTACTAACATAAGCCTAAAAAAATACCACCCTTCATCTATCTTCAATGGAATATGCTTAATTTCCCAGTTTGAATTAGGCAAAATGAACTCACCCTATCTATGGATTTTACGGCTTTTTTCAATCAGGAAGTATTTACCATTGGAGAAATAACCATAAAGCTGGGGCGGCTAATCACCGTAGCCGTTGGAATGATTATGCTTTACATCCTGGGGTTCATGATGCTGCGCTCCTGGATTGAGCGTTTTTTTCTTTACGAAGATACTTCAGATAAGACGAGAATCCGGGTAAGACGATTGACCGTTATTTGCCTGGTTTTCGGAGCCGTTTTGATTGTCCTGCTTGGCCTACCTGCCGATTTTTCGCTCAGCTCTATTGAGGATAATATATTTGCAAACCTGCGTTTTTCGACCATCGTGCAGGCCTTTCTGATTTATTTTATTGCTCGACTGGTTGACGAATTGCTGTCGAGTTTATTGACCCATCGCTACCAACAGCGTAGAGAACAACAACTCCAGGAGGGTGGTTTGTACCAGATCCAAGGAGGAGGTTCTACCGTAAGGGTAAGTCACATTGTGCAGCCGATAGTCTACCTGTTGGCGCTCACCTTTATCATCCAGCAGTTGGGGCTTGATGAACAATTACCTCTACCCTGGGCGAATAAGGAAAATGCCCAATTCATCACCATCAACAGGATTCTTAGTGCCGTCTTGATCCTGTTGATCACTCGCCTGGTTTTGTGGGTATTGACCGAAATCATCCTCTATCCTTATTATAAACAAAAGGAAATCAACGTTGGTAGCCAGTACGCGATCAATCGGCTGCTGACGTACTTTGTCCTGCTGATAGCCGTAATGGGAACCTTGCAATACGTAGGCATCAACCTTACGGTTTTATTAGGTGGTGCTGCCGCCCTTTTAGTAGGTATTGGACTAGGTTTGCAACAAACCTTCAATGACCTGATTTGTGGCATTATCCTATTGTTTGAACGAACGGTGGAGGTAGGCGACATTGTGGATATGAATGGCCTGGTAGGAACGGTTAAAAAAATAGGTATCCGTACATCGCTGGTAGAAACCAGAGACAACGTTTCCGTTATTGTTCCGAATTCTAAGCTCGTCGCTGATAATGTTATCAACTGGAGCCACTTCGATTC is a window from the Lewinella sp. LCG006 genome containing:
- a CDS encoding mechanosensitive ion channel family protein → MDFTAFFNQEVFTIGEITIKLGRLITVAVGMIMLYILGFMMLRSWIERFFLYEDTSDKTRIRVRRLTVICLVFGAVLIVLLGLPADFSLSSIEDNIFANLRFSTIVQAFLIYFIARLVDELLSSLLTHRYQQRREQQLQEGGLYQIQGGGSTVRVSHIVQPIVYLLALTFIIQQLGLDEQLPLPWANKENAQFITINRILSAVLILLITRLVLWVLTEIILYPYYKQKEINVGSQYAINRLLTYFVLLIAVMGTLQYVGINLTVLLGGAAALLVGIGLGLQQTFNDLICGIILLFERTVEVGDIVDMNGLVGTVKKIGIRTSLVETRDNVSVIVPNSKLVADNVINWSHFDSKARFKVGVGVAYGSDTALVKEILLKAAEEHTRIVRRPKPFVRFVNFGDSSLDFEILFWTRDLLGIEDVKSDLRFAIDQAFREAGVSIPFPQRDLWIKQAPPFPTKGESPS
- a CDS encoding bile acid:sodium symporter family protein encodes the protein MTDIFAFLATVLHIDGLLQLVLAMIMLSVGLSLQLEDFVYVLRNRQLLAFGLVIKMLVLPLISWGFLVLSGLPALWQFGILIMLFCPSGTTTNVITYWARGTSALTIFLTVLSGFITLLTLPLFAKAIAPLYFSAETEFHLPFLEILLRILFIILLPAFVGLWLRRSFSGFAQWLEKLLKTVATTLLGAVYLIKFFAPPADGSAAISWSDIQLLAAPLLVINVGGMLLAYYYALWRKVSPRDAMTIGIEMGIQNAGLAILIGDVLLANHEISKPALLYAMFSFWTTAAFAWWAKRRNS
- a CDS encoding GH3 auxin-responsive promoter family protein, which codes for MGVINWINNLFKIHLKKYEAELAAHYTHPEQLQRDTLQQILRENAGTAIFKEHSLRADASPATYAERVPVRTYEEMQPYIHRILGNENQVLTRQKVSALAKTAATTQKTSKFLPVTREHILSCQKGSWFTLTSLHLHREDMQIFARKNMLIGGGAYGNYPGTNMLVADISALMIQSIPLILRTFYLPDIYTATLPNYEEKIRKIAKIAANEPSLTMLGGVPTWNLALYRQVLAEKNAKHLLEVWPNLQAYVHGGVSFAPYREHYEALIPSKDFLYHEIYNASEGYFAVQDQLDKDDMILILNNGIYYEFIPFDELQNDDRRAIPLEQVQPGTLYAMVITNSSGLYRYLLGDVVRFTSVHPYRIKIAGRTQEYINAFGEDLLLSNVQQALLTTCAEFEVKIKDYTIAPYYMKVNQKGRHQWFIEFAGEVPPLATFTEALDEAMKACNSNYAQKRTNDFAITKLEIIPLPIGFFQYWLRDRGKVGGQAKVPKLANHRQFAEDILERLKKQTQTQKTEQ